Proteins encoded in a region of the Bacillus methanolicus genome:
- a CDS encoding methionine ABC transporter ATP-binding protein, whose protein sequence is MIEVKDLVKIYETKKGKVVGVDHVSLTVKKGEIFGIVGYSGAGKSSLLRCLNLLEKPTSGEIIIDGVSLTSLKKKELRKARLKIGMIFQHFYLVSSKTVYENIAFALKAAHKSKAEIDKRVKELLEMVGLSDKSDVYPSQLSGGQKQRVGIARALANNPSVLLCDEATSALDPSTTKSILELLKKINRELGITIVLITHEMEVVKDICDRMAVMQNGRIIEEGNVYDLFANPQEQLTKDFINSILQFDLPENLLQDRRGKIVKVFFQGAIAEEAVISDALQKFYVKGNILHGKIEYIKDTPLGIFIMELTGDPDEVERAISYITERTQHLEVIRNAA, encoded by the coding sequence ATGATCGAAGTGAAGGATTTAGTCAAAATCTATGAAACAAAAAAAGGAAAAGTTGTCGGTGTTGACCATGTTTCACTTACTGTAAAAAAAGGAGAAATCTTTGGAATTGTCGGTTACAGCGGGGCAGGGAAAAGCTCGCTTCTGCGCTGTCTGAATCTTTTAGAAAAACCGACATCCGGTGAGATCATAATTGACGGTGTGTCGTTGACCTCTCTTAAGAAAAAAGAATTGAGGAAAGCCCGATTGAAAATAGGAATGATTTTTCAGCATTTTTATTTAGTCAGCTCAAAAACCGTCTATGAAAATATTGCTTTTGCATTAAAAGCGGCACACAAATCAAAAGCCGAGATCGATAAAAGGGTGAAAGAATTGCTCGAAATGGTCGGTCTGTCTGACAAAAGTGATGTCTATCCGTCGCAATTAAGCGGAGGACAAAAACAGCGCGTCGGTATTGCCCGGGCACTTGCAAATAATCCTTCCGTTCTTCTTTGCGATGAAGCCACTTCCGCTTTGGATCCGAGCACAACAAAGTCAATTCTGGAATTGCTTAAAAAAATAAACCGGGAGTTAGGGATCACTATTGTCTTGATTACACATGAAATGGAAGTTGTGAAGGACATATGCGACAGGATGGCTGTGATGCAAAATGGAAGAATCATTGAGGAAGGCAATGTTTATGATTTATTTGCAAATCCGCAGGAACAGTTAACAAAAGATTTTATCAACAGCATTCTGCAATTCGATCTTCCTGAAAATCTTTTACAAGATCGGCGCGGAAAAATTGTCAAAGTATTTTTTCAAGGAGCGATTGCCGAAGAGGCTGTTATTTCCGACGCTTTGCAGAAATTCTATGTAAAAGGAAATATTTTGCATGGAAAAATCGAGTATATCAAGGATACACCTTTAGGGATATTTATTATGGAATTAACTGGCGACCCCGATGAAGTTGAACGGGCAATCAGTTATATCACAGAACGAACTCAGCATTTGGAGGTGATTCGAAATGCAGCTTGA
- a CDS encoding nitroreductase family protein encodes MTDIFGIIEERRSVRDFDPEQSISRDELMEILELAGRAPSAWNLQHWHFMVFHGKEIQKKLLPIANNQSHTFESSAVIAVLGDLQADKKIEAVYRPQVESGRITQEIMDRKASQVKRVYQDKTYALAAAHSNASLAAMQLMLAAKGKGWDTCPMVGFDKEKFIKEFNVDERYTPVMLIAIGKALKPGRQSDRLNIEELITWVK; translated from the coding sequence GTGACCGACATATTTGGTATTATCGAGGAAAGACGTTCTGTAAGAGATTTTGATCCGGAACAAAGCATTTCGCGTGATGAATTAATGGAAATTCTGGAACTTGCTGGCCGTGCACCATCTGCATGGAACCTTCAGCATTGGCATTTCATGGTTTTTCATGGAAAAGAAATACAAAAAAAATTATTGCCAATCGCAAACAATCAATCACATACTTTTGAATCATCAGCCGTTATTGCCGTTCTTGGAGACCTTCAAGCTGATAAAAAAATTGAGGCAGTATATCGTCCTCAAGTAGAGTCAGGAAGAATTACCCAAGAGATAATGGATCGAAAAGCAAGTCAAGTCAAACGAGTGTATCAAGACAAAACATATGCACTGGCGGCGGCACACAGCAATGCATCATTGGCAGCCATGCAGCTTATGCTGGCAGCAAAAGGGAAGGGCTGGGATACATGTCCAATGGTCGGGTTTGATAAAGAAAAGTTTATAAAAGAATTTAACGTAGATGAACGATATACCCCTGTTATGCTCATTGCGATTGGAAAAGCATTAAAACCGGGTCGACAGTCTGACCGCCTGAATATCGAAGAATTAATAACATGGGTGAAATAA
- the modA gene encoding molybdate ABC transporter substrate-binding protein: protein MMRKYLIFFLVLSVVVFLLGACGGPKKETINQDKKDAELTISAAASMKEALEEIQKLYAKEYPQVKLFFNFGASGALQQQISQGAPVDLFLSAAEDKFAALVDSGHIDKKYRTNIVGNELVLVQPKNSQKKVDGFTSLADKDIKKIAIGIPETVPAGKYAKESLEHYKIWGKIQEKIIYAKDVRQVLTYVETGNVDAGIVYKTDALASNKIDIVDVVEEKSHTPIIYPLGVMKESGNKEEAIKFYDFLQTDKAMNVFEKYGFIPLNQK, encoded by the coding sequence ATGATGAGAAAATACTTAATTTTCTTTCTCGTACTGTCGGTAGTAGTTTTTCTGTTAGGAGCGTGCGGTGGCCCTAAGAAGGAGACTATTAATCAAGACAAAAAAGATGCGGAGCTTACCATTTCAGCTGCCGCAAGCATGAAAGAAGCTTTGGAAGAAATTCAAAAATTGTACGCAAAAGAATATCCACAAGTGAAACTGTTTTTTAATTTTGGTGCTTCCGGTGCATTGCAGCAGCAAATTTCTCAAGGCGCACCCGTTGATCTATTTTTATCGGCGGCTGAAGATAAATTTGCTGCATTAGTGGACAGCGGACATATTGACAAGAAATATCGTACAAACATTGTCGGCAATGAACTAGTGCTTGTGCAGCCAAAAAATTCGCAGAAAAAAGTTGATGGATTTACCAGTTTGGCAGATAAGGATATTAAGAAAATCGCAATCGGAATTCCCGAAACCGTTCCTGCAGGGAAATATGCGAAAGAATCCCTGGAGCATTACAAAATTTGGGGAAAAATTCAAGAAAAAATCATTTATGCAAAAGATGTACGGCAAGTATTGACATATGTGGAAACCGGAAATGTTGATGCAGGGATCGTTTATAAAACGGATGCACTCGCTTCAAACAAGATCGATATTGTTGATGTTGTTGAAGAAAAATCGCATACTCCGATTATTTATCCTCTTGGGGTCATGAAAGAATCGGGAAACAAAGAGGAAGCGATCAAGTTTTATGATTTTTTACAAACCGATAAGGCAATGAATGTTTTTGAGAAATATGGCTTCATCCCTTTGAATCAAAAATAG
- a CDS encoding NUDIX hydrolase produces MHLELVLKKLQNRTPGILGGNRYSKFAVLLPLIEKEDDLHVLFEVRAFDLRRQPGEICFPGGKMESTDRNEQQTAIRETSEELGIRLDNIKNVYPLDFMVSPYGTIIYPFVGTILDPASMKPNPSEVAEFFTVPISFLLNTKPDRYKVHLEVKPEENFPFHLIAGGENYNWQTQQVEELFYQYDGKVIWGLTAKVLKHFLDVIRDE; encoded by the coding sequence ATGCATCTTGAGCTAGTCCTAAAAAAATTGCAAAATCGAACACCGGGAATTTTAGGGGGAAATCGGTATTCTAAGTTTGCGGTATTATTGCCATTAATTGAAAAAGAAGATGATCTTCACGTCCTGTTTGAAGTTCGTGCTTTTGATTTGAGGAGACAGCCTGGAGAGATTTGTTTTCCTGGCGGGAAAATGGAAAGCACTGACAGAAATGAACAGCAAACAGCGATCCGTGAAACATCAGAAGAACTGGGGATCCGTTTAGATAATATAAAAAATGTTTATCCTTTGGATTTTATGGTTTCTCCATATGGAACCATTATTTATCCATTTGTCGGGACCATTCTTGACCCTGCCTCAATGAAGCCGAATCCTTCCGAGGTAGCGGAATTTTTTACCGTTCCGATTTCTTTTCTTCTGAATACTAAGCCCGATCGTTATAAAGTTCATCTTGAGGTAAAGCCTGAAGAGAATTTTCCTTTTCACCTTATAGCCGGAGGCGAGAATTACAATTGGCAAACGCAACAAGTGGAAGAATTGTTTTACCAGTATGACGGCAAAGTAATCTGGGGATTGACAGCCAAAGTATTAAAGCATTTTTTAGACGTGATTAGAGATGAATAA
- a CDS encoding YceI family protein: MAKSRWAIDTAHSSVEFSVRHMMIAKVKGSFDNFSASIEADPTDLTTADIEFNVDVASINTRNSDRDAHLRSADFFDAENYPSLTFKSTKIVKKDDDEYEVTGDLTIRGVTRQETFTVTFEGQGKDPWGNEKVGFSAEGKINRSDYGLTWNAALETGGVLIGDQIKISLSIEAAKEA; the protein is encoded by the coding sequence ATGGCAAAATCAAGATGGGCAATTGATACTGCTCACAGTAGTGTCGAATTTTCTGTAAGGCATATGATGATTGCAAAAGTTAAAGGGTCTTTCGATAATTTCTCAGCTTCCATTGAGGCAGATCCAACCGATTTAACAACAGCTGATATTGAATTCAATGTCGATGTTGCTAGCATAAATACGCGCAACAGTGACCGCGACGCTCACCTTCGTTCAGCAGATTTCTTTGATGCAGAAAACTATCCATCCTTAACTTTTAAATCTACTAAAATTGTGAAAAAAGATGACGATGAATATGAAGTAACAGGCGATTTAACAATTCGCGGAGTTACACGTCAGGAAACGTTTACTGTGACATTCGAAGGCCAAGGAAAAGATCCTTGGGGAAATGAAAAGGTCGGATTCAGTGCTGAAGGAAAAATCAACCGCAGTGATTACGGTTTAACTTGGAACGCAGCTTTAGAAACAGGCGGCGTCCTTATCGGAGACCAAATCAAAATTTCCCTTTCAATCGAAGCTGCAAAAGAAGCATAA
- a CDS encoding ABC transporter ATP-binding protein, which yields MEKEVLLEVNNLKKHFFLGKGEILKAVDGVTFKIYKGETFGIVGESGCGKSTAGRTIIGLYDRTDGEVLYKGKNVHELTDKEKFSFRRQMQMIFQDPYASLNPRSTVREIISEPMEVHGIYKNKNEQLERVYQLLEDVGLNRDHANRYPHEFSGGQRQRIGIARALALDPEFIIADEPISALDVSVQAQVVNLLKRLQEEKGLTYLFIAHDLSMVKQISNRIGVMYLGHLVELTESSQLYKNPLHPYTQALLSAIPIPDPDIEDRRERIILKGDLPSPVNPPSGCVFRTRCRHAMDVCASQKPTWLEVDSNHYVACHLYDRNVTDKGMGKSTAVTR from the coding sequence ATGGAAAAAGAAGTACTTTTAGAAGTGAATAATTTAAAGAAGCACTTTTTTCTTGGAAAAGGTGAGATATTAAAAGCGGTTGACGGGGTGACGTTTAAAATTTATAAGGGTGAAACGTTCGGAATTGTCGGCGAATCAGGATGCGGGAAATCCACTGCAGGCAGAACAATTATCGGTTTATACGACCGGACAGACGGCGAAGTTCTTTATAAAGGCAAAAACGTCCACGAATTAACGGATAAGGAAAAATTTTCTTTCAGGCGGCAAATGCAGATGATTTTTCAAGACCCGTACGCATCGTTAAACCCGCGTTCTACTGTCAGGGAGATCATTTCCGAACCGATGGAGGTTCATGGAATATACAAAAACAAAAATGAACAGTTGGAGAGGGTCTACCAATTGCTCGAAGATGTTGGGCTGAATCGCGATCATGCAAACAGGTATCCGCATGAATTCAGCGGCGGTCAGCGCCAGCGGATTGGAATTGCCCGTGCCCTGGCACTTGACCCTGAATTTATTATTGCGGATGAGCCAATATCTGCATTGGATGTCTCTGTTCAAGCGCAGGTTGTCAATCTTTTGAAACGGCTGCAGGAAGAGAAGGGCTTAACATATTTATTTATTGCCCACGATCTTTCAATGGTAAAACAAATCAGCAACAGGATTGGCGTTATGTATTTAGGGCACCTTGTTGAACTGACAGAAAGCAGCCAGCTATACAAAAATCCGCTCCATCCGTATACACAGGCTCTTTTGTCGGCTATTCCGATTCCCGACCCGGATATTGAGGACAGAAGAGAACGCATTATTTTAAAAGGAGATCTGCCCAGCCCGGTGAATCCGCCCAGCGGTTGTGTGTTTCGAACCCGTTGCCGACATGCCATGGATGTGTGCGCAAGTCAAAAACCAACCTGGCTTGAAGTCGACTCCAATCATTACGTCGCTTGCCATTTATACGACCGAAACGTAACGGATAAAGGAATGGGGAAATCCACTGCGGTAACCCGTTAA
- a CDS encoding C40 family peptidase, which translates to MNEKWIVNVSVATVWTSYDSPREIDKKAISNPVEIDEWLDGLSYETRLGLHNQNLVQTQVLFGQEVIVTNEKDGWAEVIIPDQPSSKDERGYPGWIPKDQLQRQHDWKISQGPVAVITAKSATLFSESDEPLMELSYQTVLPVVQELDHWVKVKTPSGFGLISTERVKIFQSKDEIPKGNGHDIVLAGEAFLGLPYLWGGMSSFGYDCSGFSYTMCKANGYTIPRDASDQAKAGKRVELEKIEPGDLLFFAYEEGKGRIHHVGIYYGNGKMLHSPKTGKSIEVIPLQGTIYEKELCAARRYWQDTEE; encoded by the coding sequence ATGAATGAAAAATGGATCGTGAATGTTTCGGTTGCGACCGTCTGGACGTCTTATGATTCACCAAGGGAAATAGATAAAAAGGCGATTTCCAATCCTGTGGAAATTGATGAATGGCTTGATGGATTATCGTACGAGACCCGACTTGGTTTACACAATCAAAATCTCGTCCAAACGCAGGTTTTATTTGGACAGGAAGTAATTGTTACGAATGAAAAGGACGGTTGGGCCGAAGTCATCATTCCGGACCAGCCTTCTTCTAAGGATGAACGGGGTTATCCCGGATGGATTCCTAAAGACCAACTGCAAAGACAACACGATTGGAAAATAAGCCAAGGTCCTGTTGCCGTCATTACTGCCAAAAGTGCAACCTTATTTTCCGAATCTGATGAGCCATTGATGGAGCTGAGCTATCAAACCGTTTTACCAGTCGTTCAAGAACTTGATCATTGGGTCAAAGTGAAAACCCCATCAGGTTTTGGGTTGATCAGTACGGAAAGGGTCAAAATTTTTCAATCGAAGGATGAAATTCCTAAAGGAAATGGGCACGACATTGTTTTAGCCGGAGAAGCTTTTCTGGGGCTTCCATATTTATGGGGTGGAATGAGCAGTTTTGGATATGACTGCTCCGGATTCAGCTATACGATGTGTAAAGCGAATGGGTATACGATACCGCGTGATGCAAGTGATCAGGCGAAAGCAGGCAAGCGGGTGGAACTCGAAAAGATTGAACCCGGAGACTTACTCTTTTTTGCTTATGAAGAAGGAAAAGGAAGGATACATCATGTCGGAATTTATTACGGAAATGGAAAAATGCTTCATTCACCGAAAACAGGAAAATCAATAGAGGTTATTCCGCTTCAAGGAACGATTTACGAAAAAGAACTATGTGCAGCACGACGCTACTGGCAGGATACGGAGGAATAA
- a CDS encoding mandelate racemase/muconate lactonizing enzyme family protein, with product MIIERIETYRIAVPLIKPFKTALRTVETAESIIVKITCDNGITGWGEAPPTYVITGEGLSSIETAIQYVLKPFLIKKNLLNYEGIFQGFNTILAGNSSAKAAVDMALYDCLAKHSRLPLYQYLGGHKDEIETDFTVSVNDPKEMGDDAAAYVAKGFNVLKIKVGKDDYVKDIERIREIRNRVGSQVKIRLDANQGWKPKDAIRAIRKMEDEGLDIELVEQPVKAADIEGLKQVTDSVDTLIMADESVFTPKQAFEVIKTRSADLINIKLMKSGGIFQAQMINRLAEIAGMECMVGSMIETRVGITAAAHFAASKKNITRFDFDAPLMLAKEIVEGGIKYSGRKITIPEAPGLGIQNVRIEGGVTDQ from the coding sequence GTGATTATTGAAAGAATAGAGACATACCGTATTGCTGTTCCGCTTATAAAGCCTTTTAAAACGGCTTTACGTACTGTAGAAACTGCAGAATCGATTATTGTGAAAATAACGTGCGATAACGGAATTACCGGTTGGGGAGAAGCACCGCCGACCTATGTCATCACAGGGGAAGGGCTCTCAAGCATCGAAACAGCGATTCAGTACGTCTTAAAACCTTTTTTGATCAAGAAAAATCTATTAAACTATGAAGGAATTTTTCAGGGATTTAACACGATTCTAGCCGGCAACTCGAGTGCAAAAGCAGCGGTTGATATGGCTCTGTATGATTGCTTAGCGAAGCACAGCCGATTGCCGCTCTACCAATATCTCGGAGGCCACAAGGATGAAATCGAAACTGATTTTACCGTAAGTGTCAATGACCCGAAAGAAATGGGGGATGACGCCGCCGCATATGTCGCAAAAGGGTTTAATGTTTTAAAGATTAAGGTCGGAAAAGACGATTATGTAAAAGATATCGAACGGATCCGCGAAATTCGAAACCGGGTTGGCAGCCAGGTTAAAATTCGCCTTGACGCCAACCAGGGCTGGAAGCCGAAAGATGCAATCCGCGCCATTCGGAAAATGGAAGACGAGGGGCTTGATATCGAATTAGTTGAACAGCCTGTCAAAGCAGCAGATATTGAAGGACTGAAGCAAGTAACAGATTCCGTTGATACTTTAATTATGGCTGATGAAAGTGTGTTTACTCCTAAGCAAGCGTTTGAAGTCATAAAAACAAGAAGTGCCGATTTGATCAATATTAAGCTCATGAAGTCCGGGGGAATTTTTCAAGCGCAAATGATCAACAGGCTTGCAGAGATCGCAGGAATGGAGTGCATGGTCGGCAGCATGATCGAAACGCGTGTTGGAATTACCGCTGCCGCCCATTTTGCCGCAAGCAAGAAAAATATTACCCGGTTTGATTTTGATGCACCATTGATGCTTGCAAAAGAGATTGTTGAAGGCGGAATTAAGTACAGCGGACGGAAAATAACGATTCCTGAAGCTCCAGGGCTCGGCATACAAAACGTACGCATCGAAGGAGGTGTTACTGATCAATGA
- a CDS encoding S66 peptidase family protein: MPIKPQRLQKGDTVGIIAPASPPNLENLQRAICFLEVELGLRVKLGLHLKREYGYLAGKDNERLEDLHNMFLDKDVKAIICACGGYGTARIASEIDYEVIKSNPKIFWGYSDITFLHTAIHQQTGLITFHGPMLASDIGKVGADVISKQFFKQLFEPQQITYSEQISPLEVLVEGEAIGSLVGGNLSLLTSTLGTPYEIDTRGKLLLIEDINEEPRSVDRMLNQLHMAGKLQDAAGIIVGDFHDCDPKREKTLTLDEVIEHYTRLAGKPAIKGFKIGHCSPHISVPLGTTAKLNTAEKQLIVDSGIQ; encoded by the coding sequence TTGCCAATCAAACCGCAGCGCCTTCAAAAAGGAGATACAGTCGGCATCATTGCTCCGGCAAGTCCGCCAAATCTTGAAAATTTACAGCGCGCCATCTGTTTTTTAGAAGTTGAATTGGGGCTGAGAGTTAAACTTGGCCTCCATCTCAAAAGAGAATACGGGTACTTGGCTGGAAAAGACAATGAGAGGTTAGAAGATTTACATAATATGTTTCTCGACAAGGATGTAAAAGCGATCATATGTGCGTGCGGAGGCTATGGTACAGCGCGGATCGCCTCAGAGATTGACTATGAAGTTATTAAAAGCAATCCAAAAATCTTCTGGGGTTACAGCGACATTACATTTTTACATACAGCGATTCATCAACAAACGGGGCTCATTACATTTCACGGCCCAATGCTTGCGTCCGATATCGGAAAAGTGGGTGCCGACGTGATTTCCAAACAATTTTTCAAACAACTATTTGAACCGCAACAGATTACTTATTCCGAACAAATTTCTCCGTTAGAAGTTCTCGTTGAAGGGGAAGCGATCGGTTCTCTCGTTGGGGGTAATTTGTCGCTTTTAACGAGCACGCTCGGTACACCGTATGAAATAGACACAAGAGGAAAACTGTTGCTTATAGAGGATATTAATGAAGAACCGCGCTCTGTTGATCGCATGTTGAATCAGTTGCACATGGCCGGAAAACTTCAAGATGCTGCCGGTATTATTGTCGGTGATTTTCACGATTGCGATCCAAAAAGGGAAAAAACTCTTACACTGGATGAAGTCATTGAGCATTATACCCGGCTTGCCGGTAAACCGGCAATCAAAGGATTTAAGATTGGCCATTGCTCTCCGCACATTTCAGTTCCGCTTGGAACAACAGCAAAGCTGAATACAGCTGAAAAACAATTAATAGTTGACAGCGGAATCCAATAA
- a CDS encoding peptide ABC transporter substrate-binding protein — MKKFLNVLLAAILMFVLAACTANENAGKEPSEKSDGGGKQSSGEKVLYWNNGQEPTSFDPPIGFDSASWNALNNLMEGLTRLNADHEPEPATAEKWDVSEDGKTYTFHIRENAKWSNGDPVTANDFEFAWKRLLDPKTGSAAAFLGYFIEGAEAFNTGKGTADDVKVKAIDEKTLEVTLTSPQAYFLSVITNPAFFPINEKVAKENPKWFAEADTFVGNGPFTLSEWEHDSHFVMKKNDQYWDKDTVKLDKVKWAIVDDANTEYQMFQNGELDSSDVPADLSEQLFSEGKAKVEDQAGTYFYRFNVTKEPFQNKNIRKAFALAVDQKQIVDFVTKNKEKPAYGFVSYGFKDPSGKDFREKNGDLLKTNVKEAKELLKKGMEEEGYDKLPEITLTYSTDDTHKKIAEALQQMWKENLGVDVKLANMEWNVFVEEQKALKLQLSRSSFLADYPDPINFLENFQTGHTMNRTGWSNAEYDKLIQAAKKESDETKRFELMYKAEQILLDEAPIFGIHFYNHVYLQNEAVTGVVRHPVGYLELKWADKK; from the coding sequence ATGAAGAAATTTCTTAATGTGCTGCTTGCAGCCATTCTTATGTTTGTTCTTGCAGCCTGTACGGCAAACGAGAATGCCGGAAAAGAACCTAGTGAAAAGAGCGACGGCGGGGGCAAACAATCTTCAGGTGAAAAAGTTCTCTACTGGAACAATGGCCAAGAGCCGACATCTTTTGATCCGCCTATCGGGTTTGACTCGGCTTCATGGAATGCATTGAATAACTTAATGGAAGGCTTAACACGTTTAAATGCCGACCATGAACCGGAACCGGCAACAGCTGAAAAATGGGATGTTTCCGAAGATGGAAAAACGTATACATTCCATATTCGCGAAAATGCAAAATGGTCTAATGGCGATCCGGTCACTGCGAACGATTTCGAGTTTGCTTGGAAACGATTGCTTGATCCGAAAACAGGGTCAGCTGCCGCATTCTTAGGTTATTTTATTGAAGGAGCAGAAGCTTTTAACACCGGCAAAGGTACTGCCGATGATGTCAAAGTAAAAGCTATTGATGAAAAAACGTTAGAAGTTACCTTGACAAGCCCTCAGGCTTACTTTTTAAGTGTCATAACGAATCCTGCATTCTTCCCAATTAATGAAAAAGTCGCAAAGGAAAACCCAAAATGGTTTGCCGAAGCGGATACGTTTGTCGGAAACGGACCGTTCACATTGAGCGAATGGGAGCATGACAGTCATTTTGTGATGAAAAAGAACGACCAATATTGGGATAAAGATACAGTAAAATTAGATAAAGTAAAATGGGCCATCGTTGATGATGCGAATACAGAATATCAAATGTTTCAAAATGGAGAGCTTGATTCTTCAGATGTTCCGGCTGATTTGAGCGAGCAGCTGTTCTCAGAAGGAAAAGCGAAAGTTGAAGACCAAGCAGGAACCTATTTCTATCGTTTTAATGTAACAAAAGAACCATTCCAAAATAAAAATATCCGCAAAGCATTCGCATTGGCGGTTGACCAGAAGCAAATTGTCGATTTTGTAACGAAAAATAAAGAAAAACCTGCATACGGCTTCGTTTCTTACGGATTTAAAGATCCTTCAGGCAAAGACTTCCGTGAAAAGAACGGAGATCTCCTGAAAACAAATGTGAAAGAAGCAAAAGAACTTTTGAAAAAAGGAATGGAAGAAGAAGGATATGACAAGCTTCCGGAAATTACTTTAACTTACAGCACTGACGATACCCACAAAAAAATTGCGGAAGCACTTCAACAAATGTGGAAAGAAAATCTTGGTGTTGATGTTAAACTAGCGAACATGGAATGGAACGTATTCGTAGAAGAGCAAAAAGCATTGAAACTGCAGTTGTCACGCAGTTCGTTCTTAGCTGACTATCCGGACCCGATCAACTTCCTTGAAAACTTCCAGACGGGACATACGATGAATCGTACAGGTTGGAGCAATGCTGAGTACGACAAACTGATTCAAGCTGCGAAAAAAGAATCAGATGAAACAAAACGTTTTGAATTAATGTATAAAGCAGAACAGATTTTACTTGATGAAGCACCGATTTTCGGAATCCATTTTTATAACCATGTATACTTGCAGAATGAAGCAGTCACCGGCGTTGTGCGTCACCCTGTAGGATATTTGGAATTAAAATGGGCCGACAAGAAGTAA
- a CDS encoding ABC transporter ATP-binding protein: MEKVLEVKDLHVAFKTYGGEVKAVRGVTFELYKGETLAIVGESGCGKSVTSQSIMRLIPNPPGKITKGEILFKGRDLAKLKEPEMRKIRGSDISMIFQDPMTALNPTLTIGDQIIEGILQHENVTKEQAKKKALEMMDLVGIPSPELRFKQYPHQFSGGMRQRIVIAMALVCQPEVLIADEPTTALDVTIQAQILELFKDIQKKTGVSIILITHDLGVVAQVADRIAVMYAGKIVESGSRREIFYNPQHPYTRGLLNSVPRLDVDGAELVPISGSPPDLFSPPVGCPFAARCEFAMEVCDRVYPFRTHLSREHHVDCWLQDERAQKLFLTKTK; encoded by the coding sequence ATGGAAAAAGTACTCGAAGTCAAGGACCTCCACGTTGCGTTTAAAACTTATGGAGGAGAAGTAAAAGCTGTTCGCGGAGTAACCTTTGAATTGTACAAAGGAGAAACACTGGCGATAGTTGGAGAGTCAGGATGCGGAAAAAGCGTTACTTCCCAAAGTATTATGCGTCTGATTCCAAATCCTCCCGGAAAAATTACAAAGGGTGAAATTCTATTTAAAGGAAGAGATTTAGCAAAATTAAAGGAACCGGAAATGCGGAAAATCCGCGGATCTGATATCTCGATGATCTTCCAGGATCCGATGACGGCGTTAAATCCGACATTAACAATAGGTGACCAAATTATTGAAGGGATTCTTCAGCACGAAAACGTTACGAAAGAACAGGCAAAGAAAAAAGCGCTTGAGATGATGGATTTAGTCGGCATTCCAAGCCCGGAATTACGGTTTAAACAGTATCCGCATCAATTTAGCGGCGGAATGAGGCAAAGGATTGTCATTGCGATGGCACTTGTTTGCCAGCCGGAGGTGCTGATCGCTGATGAACCGACAACTGCTTTAGATGTAACCATTCAGGCGCAAATACTTGAATTGTTTAAAGATATTCAAAAGAAAACCGGCGTTTCCATCATATTGATTACTCACGATCTGGGTGTTGTTGCACAAGTTGCAGACCGGATCGCTGTCATGTATGCCGGAAAAATAGTGGAATCCGGATCACGGAGAGAAATCTTTTATAATCCGCAGCATCCATATACAAGGGGTCTCTTAAATTCCGTTCCCCGTTTGGATGTCGATGGAGCGGAACTTGTGCCGATCAGCGGATCACCGCCAGATTTGTTTTCTCCGCCGGTCGGATGTCCGTTTGCCGCCCGTTGTGAGTTTGCGATGGAAGTGTGTGACAGAGTGTATCCATTCCGCACACATTTAAGCCGGGAGCACCACGTCGATTGCTGGCTCCAAGACGAAAGGGCTCAAAAGCTTTTTTTAACAAAAACAAAATAG